In Salarias fasciatus chromosome 2, fSalaFa1.1, whole genome shotgun sequence, one genomic interval encodes:
- the LOC115398346 gene encoding uncharacterized protein C3orf85 has translation MKCVILLAILTGVFAAPFVKEDQAKRFIRLRRQVGYWDPNHSQNQWGYTIQEQANEYWTALRTDAQYYMDMGNMMFDQSVANENNRLYMEMLRNARAHLDSQTGRHR, from the exons ATGAAGTGTGTGATCCTCTTGGCCATTTTGACTG GAGTTTTCGCTGCTCCTTTTGTGAAGGAGGATCAAGCAAAACGTTTCATTCGACTGAGGAGACAGGTGGGCTACTGGGACCCGAACCACTCTCAGAACCAGTGGGGCTACACCATCCAGGAGCAG GCTAATGAGTACTGGACCGCCCTCCGAACAGATGCTCAGTATTACATGGACATGGGCAACATGATGTTTGACCAGTCTGTGGCCAA TGAAAACAACAGGCTCTATATGGAAATGTTACGCAACGCACGAGCTCACCTGGACAGCCAGACCGGGCGTCACAGATAG